Proteins from one Cicer arietinum cultivar CDC Frontier isolate Library 1 chromosome 3, Cicar.CDCFrontier_v2.0, whole genome shotgun sequence genomic window:
- the LOC101492400 gene encoding protein SCO1 homolog 1, mitochondrial: MASLISTKTNHFRYASRFLFSHLLRHSTPTSSLLSPSFAHHLSSHHPHQVGNQGYGIGSLMLYQRLLSSTSNQEKKVLDNSSKDDSGQGKKSGGEQEQKSDAGKSVRGSPVSWLSLVFLVLTGAGLVFYYDKQKKRHIEEIQSASVSVKQGPSAGKAAIGGPFELTNHHGKRVTEKDFMGKWTLLYFGFTHCPDICPEELVKLAAAVDKIKEKGGIETVPVFISVDPERDTVEQVAEYVKEFHPKLIGLTGSSDEIKNVARAYRVYYMKTTEEDSDYLVDHSIVIYLMAPDMGFVKFFGKNNDVDSLADGVIKEIKQYKK, translated from the exons ATGGCGTCCCTCATATCCACCAAGACCAACCATTTTCGTTACGCTTCTCGCTTTCTCTTCTCTCATCTTCTTCGCCATTCCACACCCACCTCCTCTCTTCTTTCACCATCATTCGCTCACCACCTTTCATCACATCACCCTCACCAG GTTGGGAATCAAGGTTATGGTATTGGGTCGTTGATGCTGTATCAGAGGCTTCTATCTAGTACTTCTaatcaagaaaaaaaagtattggATAACTCATCAAAAGATGATTCTGGTCAAGGAAAAAAATCTGGAGGAGAACAGGAACAGAAAAGTGATGCTGGGAAATCTGTTCGTGGATCG CCGGTTTCATGGTTGAGCTTAGTTTTTCTGGTTTTAACTGGAGCTGGATTGGTATTTTACTATGATAAGCAAAAGAAACGACATATTGAAG AAATACAAAGTGCATCAGTGTCAGTTAAGCAGGGACCTTCTGCAGGAAAAGCTGCAATTGGAGGTCCATTTGAGCTTACCAACCATCATGGGAAACGTGTAACTGAAAAGGATTTCATGGGAAAATGGACATTGTTGTATTTTGGATTTACTCACTGCCCAGATATATGTCCTGAAGAACTAGTGAAGTTAGCAGCTGCAGTTGATAAAATAA AGGAGAAAGGTGGAATTGAAACTGTGCCAGTTTTTATCTCTGTGGATCCTGAGAGGGATACTGTTGAACAAGTGGCTGAATATGTCAAAG AGTTTCATCCAAAGTTGATTGGATTAACCGGTAGCTCAGATGAGATAAAAAATGTTGCACGTGCATATCGTGTTTATTATATGAAGACAACAGAGGAAGACTCGGATTATCTTGTTGATCACTCCATAGTCAT ATACTTGATGGCACCTGACATGGGATTTGTAAAGTTTTTTGGCAAGAATAATGATGTTGATTCACTTGCTGATGGAGTAATCAAGGAGATAAAGCAGTATAAGAAGTAA